In Anas acuta chromosome 5, bAnaAcu1.1, whole genome shotgun sequence, a single window of DNA contains:
- the SVIP gene encoding small VCP/p97-interacting protein isoform X3, producing MGLCLPCLGGAVKDVVETPDPEIKRRQLAEAAEKRQMEASSRGIKNTYSLEQKKKKQEEIEKRIAASGSGGEGGLRWQVG from the exons atggggctctgcctgccctgcttgGGGGGCGCCGTCAAGGACGTGGTGGAGACGCCCGACCCG gaaataaaaagaagacagcTAGCAGAAGCTGCCGAGAAGAGGCAGATGGAG GCTTCCTCTCGAGGTATTAAGAACACTTACTCCttagagcagaagaaaaagaaacaggaagaaatagaaaaaagaattgCAGCTTCAGGttctggaggagaaggaggactGAGA tggCAGGTTGGATAA
- the SVIP gene encoding small VCP/p97-interacting protein isoform X2 — MGLCLPCLGGAVKDVVETPDPEIKRRQLAEAAEKRQMEASSRGIKNTYSLEQKKKKQEEIEKRIAASGSGGEGGLRKQPDNCLDSCP; from the exons atggggctctgcctgccctgcttgGGGGGCGCCGTCAAGGACGTGGTGGAGACGCCCGACCCG gaaataaaaagaagacagcTAGCAGAAGCTGCCGAGAAGAGGCAGATGGAG GCTTCCTCTCGAGGTATTAAGAACACTTACTCCttagagcagaagaaaaagaaacaggaagaaatagaaaaaagaattgCAGCTTCAGGttctggaggagaaggaggactGAGA AAACAACCAGATAATTGTCTGGATTCATGTCCCTGA
- the SVIP gene encoding small VCP/p97-interacting protein isoform X1, with amino-acid sequence MNKRELELLWGGLATGPPAPPGPELHGDSSWGDSSGCDFTAPFGSPAGDPTKPQAPPGLAALSPSPSPAPAPAMPAPGRPARPRGGASPARARRRAEAAGGAAASFSSFSSSSSSSPAAASRAGGGPRHGALPALLGGRRQGRGGDARPGNKKKTASRSCREEADGVAGWIKKYDFWRDD; translated from the exons ATGAACAAACGGGAACTGGAGCTCCTTTGGGGAGGGCTGGCTACGGGCCCGCCAGCACCGCCTGGACCCGAGCTACACGGGGACAGTTCCTGGGGTGATTCCTCGGGCTGTGACTTCACCGCCCCCTTCGGCTCCCCCGCCGGTGACCCCACAAAGCCGCAGGCACCGCCTGGGCTCGCAGCGCTCAGCCCGAGCccgagcccggccccggccccggccatgcccgcccccggccgccccgcaCGGCCCCGAGGCGGGGCGAGCCCTGCCCGAGCGCGGCGCCGGGCGGAGGCCGCAGGCGGGGCCGCcgcctccttttcctccttctcctcctcctcctcttcctccccggCCGCCGCCAGCCGTGCCGGCGGTGGGCCCCGCCatggggctctgcctgccctgcttgGGGGGCGCCGTCAAGGACGTGGTGGAGACGCCCGACCCG gaaataaaaagaagacagcTAGCAGAAGCTGCCGAGAAGAGGCAGATGGAG tggCAGGTTGGATAAAGAAGTATGACTTCTGGAGAGACGATTGA